The nucleotide sequence GAGCGATAACCCCATTCTAGAGCGCGCCGAGCGCTTTCTTTCGGCCCTGCGCCACTGCCAGGTGCTGGGCCTGCAGGTGCACGAGGCGGTCGCCTCCGGCCTGACCCTGCGCCTGCCGTACAGCACGCAGATCGTCGGCGATCCGCAGAGCGGGGTGATCCACGGTGGCGCGATCACCACTCTGATGGACACCACCTGTGGCATCTCCACCGTGTGCGTGCTGCCGGAATTCGAGATCTGCCCGACGCTCGACCTGCGCATCGACTACATGCGCCCGGCCCAGCCGAACAAGGACGTGTTCGGCTTCGCCGAGTGCTACCGGGTCACCGAGAACATCATCTTCACCCGCGGTTACGCCTACCAGGACAACCCGCAGGAGCCGATCGCCCACGTGGTCGGCGCGTTCATGCGCATGGGCAAGCCGACCGAACTCAAGCGCTCTGCCAAGGGAGTGGCCTGATGACCACGCTGAACCTCAACGAGCTGGTGCGCGAAGCCCACGAGAAGAACGACTACGACACGCTGCTGAGTCTGATTCCCTACGCCAAGCTGATCGGCATCGAATGCCTGCGCCTGGGCGATGACATGGTCTTCCGCCTGCCGGCGAACAAGGACAACATCGGCAACCCGACACTGCCGGCGCTGCACGGCGGAGTGATCGCCGGTTTCATGGAGCACGCCGCG is from Pseudomonas sp. PDM14 and encodes:
- a CDS encoding PaaI family thioesterase, whose translation is MSDNPILERAERFLSALRHCQVLGLQVHEAVASGLTLRLPYSTQIVGDPQSGVIHGGAITTLMDTTCGISTVCVLPEFEICPTLDLRIDYMRPAQPNKDVFGFAECYRVTENIIFTRGYAYQDNPQEPIAHVVGAFMRMGKPTELKRSAKGVA
- a CDS encoding PaaI family thioesterase; amino-acid sequence: MTTLNLNELVREAHEKNDYDTLLSLIPYAKLIGIECLRLGDDMVFRLPANKDNIGNPTLPALHGGVIAGFMEHAAMLHLLMFMGIPHLPKIIDFSIDYLRAGHYRDTYAQCQVWRQGRRVANVAITAWQTNQTEPIATARAHFKVDEP